The following proteins come from a genomic window of Venturia canescens isolate UGA chromosome 4, ASM1945775v1, whole genome shotgun sequence:
- the LOC122409010 gene encoding uncharacterized protein gives MPRVSSTTGLIAARVRRVCKPEPKKIELIGSSKPAPFTLRPFAGLFNPFPYGCSVLCNHPADGEAKEFVRRAKESWATEGKALLLPAEMEMIRATLLAGGVDPDGPGGTEGNAPNVEATTTVPEELFRKYTETDSRPLTPAPTLASGPLTAHRLSNDEQPATCNPRERTTLILDLRTSSQEQDNETLSWHALTLERQPTPRRSEITRPSVAQHQTRPIVPPPPSPALPVIELSDQGSSKNDEGDDNSDSDDELPMRRRGKRLRKRKCRRGSTYGQQNEVRDPPEPPETQVSQVDDESRRNSAFVATGEATEVKTPPPEKQTIQIQERIFPSSFISPEILKHLSRELDRDLIEEEFSLRRRLALEEAWRVRGEFHSVNRGPRQSTNIQVPLQNTPRMFSRQSARFEILDSASLADLTPLSYLGKHVSLTSGRKLIYGRAFSRYYEEGMDGLRIIQANDVNDGLDEILGKPMREDEKLRLTEAIGPIVESLNFRTWCGLCAAVERLIAPLPSRDIDPPEWLERADFGALERRIRSIDIDPTLARLLREIRDR, from the exons ATGCCAAGAGTATCGAGTACAACTGGTCTTATAGCAGCACGTGTTAGACGCGTTTGCAAACCCGAGCCAAAG AAAATCGAATTGATCGGATCCAGTAAACCGGCTCCTTTCACACTTCGACCATTCGCTGGACTTTTTAATCCATTTCCCTACGGATGTTCGGTTTTGTGCAATCATCCCGCGGATGGGGAAGCCAAAGAATTCGTGCGGAGGGCAAAGGAATCATGG GCCACAGAAGGAAAAGCACTCCTTTTACCCGCCGAGATGGAAATGATCCGCGCGACTCTTTTGGCTGGTGGTGTTGACCCCGATGGTCCTGGAGGAACTGAAGGGAACGCGCCTAACGTGGAAGCGACGACGACGGTGCCCGAGGAATTGTTCCGGAAGTACACGGAAACGGACTCGAGACCATTGACTCCAGCTCCGACTTTGGCCAGTGGACCGCTCACCGCTCATCGTCTTAGTAACGACGAACAACCAGCTACGTGTAATCCACGTGAACGAACAACTTTGATTCTTGATTTGAGAACGAGCTCCCAAGAACAa gatAATGAGACACTCAGTTGGCACGCGTTGACTCTCGAGCGTCAACCAACACCTCGTAGAAGTGAGATTACGAGACCGAGCGTTGCTCAACATCAAACGAGGCCCATTGTACCTCCACCACCGTCACCTGCTCTGCCAGTTATCGAACTCAGCGACCAG ggaTCTTCAAAAAACGACGAAGGCGATGATAACAGCGACAGTGATGACGAATTACCGATGCGAAGACGCGGTAAACGTCTGAGAAAACGGAAATGTCGTCGCGGCTCGACTTACGGTCAGCAGAATGAAGTCCGAGATCCGCCAGAACCTCCAGAAACTCAAGTTTCTCAAGTCGATGACGAAAGTCGACGGAATTC aGCCTTCGTAGCCACTGGCGAAGCGACCGAGGTCAAGACGCCACCACCGGAAAAACAGACTATTCAAATTCAGGAGCGTATTTTCCCATCGAGCTTCATCAGTCCAGAAATTCTTAAACATTTGAGTCGAGAATTGGACAGAGATTTGATCGAGGAAGAATTCTCTCTGAGg AGGAGACTCGCTCTCGAGGAGGCTTGGCGTGTCAGGGGTGAATTCCACTCGGTAAATCGGGGTCCTCGACAATCGACAAACATTCAGGTGCCGTTACAAAATACTCCGAGAATGTTTTCTCGGCAAAGTGCGCGATTTGAAATTCTCGACAGCGCGAGTTTGGCAG ATTTGACGCCGTTGAGTTATCTTGGAAAGCACGTTTCGCTGACTTCCGGAAGGAAATTGATTTACGGTCGTGCATTCAGCCGTTATTACGAGGAAGGAATGGACGGATTGAGAATAATTCAAGCGAATGATGTGAACGACGGGCTTGATGAAATTCTTGGTAAGCCAATGAGGGAGGATGAAAAATTACGGTTGACGGAGGCGATTGGTCCGATCGTCGAatcgttgaattttcgtacttgGTGCGGGTTGTGCGCGGCTGTTGAGAGATTGATAGCTCCGCTGCCGTCCAGAGATATCGATCCACCGGAATGGCTTGAGAGAGCGGATTTCGGCGCGCTTGAGAGAAGAATTCGCTCTATTGATATCGATCCAACGTTAGCTCGACTGTTGAGGGAAATTCGAGATCGttag
- the LOC122409008 gene encoding G protein-coupled receptor kinase 1 isoform X1 yields MYQMTFTELSSGSFSSTFLLLRFHWITTISLRNVRNAVAFAKPVRSVMHKYLEKKNEVNFDKIFNQILGSLLFKDFCETVAEEPISQLRFYEEIKAYEKLECPEERRKHAREIYDNFIMKELLAHTHEYSAEAVSHVRQYLMKNEVPVKLFEPYIEEIFNHLRGEPFKKFLESDKYTRFCQWKNLELNIQLTMNDFSVHRIIGRGGFGEVYGCRKADTGKMYAMKCLDKKRIKMKQGETLALNERIMLSLVSTGFDCPFIVCMTYAFHTPDKLCFILDLMNGGDLHYHLSHHGVFDEPEMKFYAAEVILGLEHMHRRAIVYRDLKPANILLDEHGHVRISDLGLACDFSKKKPQASVGTHGYMAPEVLSKGTPYDSSADWFSFGCMLYKLLKGHSPFRQHKTKDKHEIDRMTLTMNVELPESFSRELRSLLEGLLQRDISQRLGCQGEGADELKRHQFFSGIDWQQVYLQKYTPPLIPPRGEVNAADAFDIGSFDEEDTKGIKLTDADQDLYKNFPLVVSERWQAEVAETVFETVNNEADKMENKKKAKQKLRFDTDEKESDCILHGYIKKLGGPFASAWQTRYAKLYPNRLELHPESTTKPELVFLDQIEEVGADLQLVKSEQCIVVRTREAKIVLTNPDEISLKEWALSLRSAHKCSMEMLGNMARKAYKIYGTERDAVIPPIQRSTNGN; encoded by the exons ATGTATCAGATGACATTTACCGAGTTGTCCTCCGGTTCATTCTCGTCGACATTCCTCTTGCTGCGATTCCATTGGATTACGACGATTTCACTGAGAAATGTACGGAACGCCGTCGCATTTGCGAAACC TGTCCGGAGCGTAATGCACAAATACttggagaagaaaaacgaagtAAACTTCGATAAGAtattcaatcaaattttaG GATCCCTTTTATTCAAAGACTTCTGCGAAACTGTAGCGGAAGAACCAATATCTCAACTTAGGTTTTACGAAGAg ATAAAGGCGTACGAGAAACTCGAGTGCCCCGAAGAGAGGAGAAAACACGCGCGAGAAATCTACgacaatttcataatgaaGGAATTATTAGCGCACACACAC GAGTATTCCGCCGAGGCTGTCTCACACGTACGTCAATACCTTATGAAGAATGAAGTTCCCGTTAAATTGTTCGAG CCTTACATCGAGGAAATATTTAATCATCTGAGGGGAGAGCCGTTCAAAAAGTTCCTGGAAag cGACAAATACACCCGATTTTGTCAGtggaaaaatctcgaattAAATATTCAACTGACAATGAACGACTTCAGTGTTCATCGTATTATCGGACGCGGAGGCTTCGGCGAAGTTTACGGCTGCCGCAAGGCCGACACTGGCAAAATGTACGCGATGAAGTGCCTCGACAAAAAACGTATTAAAATGAAACAGGGCGAAACGTTGGCCCTCAACGAAAGGATAATGTTGTCCCTAGTCAGTACCGGG TTCGACTGCCCATTCATCGTGTGTATGACCTACGCGTTTCACACACCCGACAAATTATGCTTCATTCTTGATCTCATGAACGGTGGCGACCTTCATTATCATCTTAGTCATCACGGTGTTTTCGACGAGCCCGAGATGAAATTTTATGCGGCCGAAGTGATACTAGGTCTGGAACATATGCATCGAAGAGCAATCGTCTATCGTGACCTCAAACCTGCCAATATATTGTTAGATGAGCATGGCCACGTTAGAATATCGGACCTCGGACTTGCTtgcgatttttcaaagaaaaaacctCAGGCCAGTGT CGGTACTCATGGTTACATGGCTCCGGAAGTTTTGTCGAAGGGAACGCCGTATGACTCAAGCGCTGATTGGTTTTCCTTTGGATGCATGCTGTACAAACTTCTCAAGGGTCATAGTCCTTTCAGACAGCACAAAACAAAAGACAAACACGAGATAGATCGCATGACGCTTACGATG AATGTCGAATTACCCGAAAGTTTTTCGCGGGAGCTTCGATCGCTTTTGGAAGGTTTGCTACAACGGGATATTAGCCAAAGGCTTGGTTGTCAAGGGGAAGGAGCTGACGAGCTAAAAAGGCACCAGTTTTTCAGTGGTATAGATTGGCAACAGGTTTATCTACAAAAATACACACCGCCGCTTATTCCCCCGCGTGGTGAAGTCAACGCAGCCGATGCTTTTGACATCGGTTCCTTCGACGAAGAAGACACCAAAGGCATAAAACTCACAGACGCTGATCAGGACCTTTACAAAAATTTTCCTCTCGTCGTGTCGGAAAGGTGGCAAGCCGAGGTCGCCGAAACCGTTTTCGAAACTGTAAACAACGAGGCTGACAAG atggagaataagaaaaaagcgaAGCAAAAATTACGATTCGATACGGACGAAAAAG AATCCGATTGTATTTTACACGgttacattaaaaaattggGTGGACCATTTGCAAGCGCTTGGCAAACGCGATATGCGAAGCTCTACCCTAATAGGTTGGAACTACATCCGGAATCGACGACGAAGCCGGAGCTCGTATTTCTCGATCAAATCGAAGAAGTTGGGGCGGATCTTCAACTCGTCAAAAGCGAACAATGCATCGTCGTACGAACTCGCGAAGCTAAAATTGTGTTAACCAATCCT GACGAGATAAGTCTGAAGGAGTGGGCGCTCTCATTAAGATCAGCGCATAAATGTTCGATGGAGATGTTGGGCAACATGGCAAGAAAGGCTTACAAGATCTACGGGACTGAGCGTGACGCGGTAATTCCGCCGATTCAGCGATCGACGAATGGCAATTGA
- the LOC122409008 gene encoding G protein-coupled receptor kinase 1 isoform X2 has protein sequence MADLEAVLADVSYLMAMEKSKCTPAARASKKIVLPDPSVRSVMHKYLEKKNEVNFDKIFNQILGSLLFKDFCETVAEEPISQLRFYEEIKAYEKLECPEERRKHAREIYDNFIMKELLAHTHEYSAEAVSHVRQYLMKNEVPVKLFEPYIEEIFNHLRGEPFKKFLESDKYTRFCQWKNLELNIQLTMNDFSVHRIIGRGGFGEVYGCRKADTGKMYAMKCLDKKRIKMKQGETLALNERIMLSLVSTGFDCPFIVCMTYAFHTPDKLCFILDLMNGGDLHYHLSHHGVFDEPEMKFYAAEVILGLEHMHRRAIVYRDLKPANILLDEHGHVRISDLGLACDFSKKKPQASVGTHGYMAPEVLSKGTPYDSSADWFSFGCMLYKLLKGHSPFRQHKTKDKHEIDRMTLTMNVELPESFSRELRSLLEGLLQRDISQRLGCQGEGADELKRHQFFSGIDWQQVYLQKYTPPLIPPRGEVNAADAFDIGSFDEEDTKGIKLTDADQDLYKNFPLVVSERWQAEVAETVFETVNNEADKMENKKKAKQKLRFDTDEKESDCILHGYIKKLGGPFASAWQTRYAKLYPNRLELHPESTTKPELVFLDQIEEVGADLQLVKSEQCIVVRTREAKIVLTNPDEISLKEWALSLRSAHKCSMEMLGNMARKAYKIYGTERDAVIPPIQRSTNGN, from the exons ATGGCGGACCTCGAGGCGGTCCTGGCTGACGTGAGCTATCTAATGGCTATGGAGAAAAGCAAATGCACACCAGCCGCGAGAGCTAGcaagaaaatcgttttacCTGATCCTAG TGTCCGGAGCGTAATGCACAAATACttggagaagaaaaacgaagtAAACTTCGATAAGAtattcaatcaaattttaG GATCCCTTTTATTCAAAGACTTCTGCGAAACTGTAGCGGAAGAACCAATATCTCAACTTAGGTTTTACGAAGAg ATAAAGGCGTACGAGAAACTCGAGTGCCCCGAAGAGAGGAGAAAACACGCGCGAGAAATCTACgacaatttcataatgaaGGAATTATTAGCGCACACACAC GAGTATTCCGCCGAGGCTGTCTCACACGTACGTCAATACCTTATGAAGAATGAAGTTCCCGTTAAATTGTTCGAG CCTTACATCGAGGAAATATTTAATCATCTGAGGGGAGAGCCGTTCAAAAAGTTCCTGGAAag cGACAAATACACCCGATTTTGTCAGtggaaaaatctcgaattAAATATTCAACTGACAATGAACGACTTCAGTGTTCATCGTATTATCGGACGCGGAGGCTTCGGCGAAGTTTACGGCTGCCGCAAGGCCGACACTGGCAAAATGTACGCGATGAAGTGCCTCGACAAAAAACGTATTAAAATGAAACAGGGCGAAACGTTGGCCCTCAACGAAAGGATAATGTTGTCCCTAGTCAGTACCGGG TTCGACTGCCCATTCATCGTGTGTATGACCTACGCGTTTCACACACCCGACAAATTATGCTTCATTCTTGATCTCATGAACGGTGGCGACCTTCATTATCATCTTAGTCATCACGGTGTTTTCGACGAGCCCGAGATGAAATTTTATGCGGCCGAAGTGATACTAGGTCTGGAACATATGCATCGAAGAGCAATCGTCTATCGTGACCTCAAACCTGCCAATATATTGTTAGATGAGCATGGCCACGTTAGAATATCGGACCTCGGACTTGCTtgcgatttttcaaagaaaaaacctCAGGCCAGTGT CGGTACTCATGGTTACATGGCTCCGGAAGTTTTGTCGAAGGGAACGCCGTATGACTCAAGCGCTGATTGGTTTTCCTTTGGATGCATGCTGTACAAACTTCTCAAGGGTCATAGTCCTTTCAGACAGCACAAAACAAAAGACAAACACGAGATAGATCGCATGACGCTTACGATG AATGTCGAATTACCCGAAAGTTTTTCGCGGGAGCTTCGATCGCTTTTGGAAGGTTTGCTACAACGGGATATTAGCCAAAGGCTTGGTTGTCAAGGGGAAGGAGCTGACGAGCTAAAAAGGCACCAGTTTTTCAGTGGTATAGATTGGCAACAGGTTTATCTACAAAAATACACACCGCCGCTTATTCCCCCGCGTGGTGAAGTCAACGCAGCCGATGCTTTTGACATCGGTTCCTTCGACGAAGAAGACACCAAAGGCATAAAACTCACAGACGCTGATCAGGACCTTTACAAAAATTTTCCTCTCGTCGTGTCGGAAAGGTGGCAAGCCGAGGTCGCCGAAACCGTTTTCGAAACTGTAAACAACGAGGCTGACAAG atggagaataagaaaaaagcgaAGCAAAAATTACGATTCGATACGGACGAAAAAG AATCCGATTGTATTTTACACGgttacattaaaaaattggGTGGACCATTTGCAAGCGCTTGGCAAACGCGATATGCGAAGCTCTACCCTAATAGGTTGGAACTACATCCGGAATCGACGACGAAGCCGGAGCTCGTATTTCTCGATCAAATCGAAGAAGTTGGGGCGGATCTTCAACTCGTCAAAAGCGAACAATGCATCGTCGTACGAACTCGCGAAGCTAAAATTGTGTTAACCAATCCT GACGAGATAAGTCTGAAGGAGTGGGCGCTCTCATTAAGATCAGCGCATAAATGTTCGATGGAGATGTTGGGCAACATGGCAAGAAAGGCTTACAAGATCTACGGGACTGAGCGTGACGCGGTAATTCCGCCGATTCAGCGATCGACGAATGGCAATTGA
- the LOC122409008 gene encoding G protein-coupled receptor kinase 1 isoform X3: protein MHKYLEKKNEVNFDKIFNQILGSLLFKDFCETVAEEPISQLRFYEEIKAYEKLECPEERRKHAREIYDNFIMKELLAHTHEYSAEAVSHVRQYLMKNEVPVKLFEPYIEEIFNHLRGEPFKKFLESDKYTRFCQWKNLELNIQLTMNDFSVHRIIGRGGFGEVYGCRKADTGKMYAMKCLDKKRIKMKQGETLALNERIMLSLVSTGFDCPFIVCMTYAFHTPDKLCFILDLMNGGDLHYHLSHHGVFDEPEMKFYAAEVILGLEHMHRRAIVYRDLKPANILLDEHGHVRISDLGLACDFSKKKPQASVGTHGYMAPEVLSKGTPYDSSADWFSFGCMLYKLLKGHSPFRQHKTKDKHEIDRMTLTMNVELPESFSRELRSLLEGLLQRDISQRLGCQGEGADELKRHQFFSGIDWQQVYLQKYTPPLIPPRGEVNAADAFDIGSFDEEDTKGIKLTDADQDLYKNFPLVVSERWQAEVAETVFETVNNEADKMENKKKAKQKLRFDTDEKESDCILHGYIKKLGGPFASAWQTRYAKLYPNRLELHPESTTKPELVFLDQIEEVGADLQLVKSEQCIVVRTREAKIVLTNPDEISLKEWALSLRSAHKCSMEMLGNMARKAYKIYGTERDAVIPPIQRSTNGN, encoded by the exons ATGCACAAATACttggagaagaaaaacgaagtAAACTTCGATAAGAtattcaatcaaattttaG GATCCCTTTTATTCAAAGACTTCTGCGAAACTGTAGCGGAAGAACCAATATCTCAACTTAGGTTTTACGAAGAg ATAAAGGCGTACGAGAAACTCGAGTGCCCCGAAGAGAGGAGAAAACACGCGCGAGAAATCTACgacaatttcataatgaaGGAATTATTAGCGCACACACAC GAGTATTCCGCCGAGGCTGTCTCACACGTACGTCAATACCTTATGAAGAATGAAGTTCCCGTTAAATTGTTCGAG CCTTACATCGAGGAAATATTTAATCATCTGAGGGGAGAGCCGTTCAAAAAGTTCCTGGAAag cGACAAATACACCCGATTTTGTCAGtggaaaaatctcgaattAAATATTCAACTGACAATGAACGACTTCAGTGTTCATCGTATTATCGGACGCGGAGGCTTCGGCGAAGTTTACGGCTGCCGCAAGGCCGACACTGGCAAAATGTACGCGATGAAGTGCCTCGACAAAAAACGTATTAAAATGAAACAGGGCGAAACGTTGGCCCTCAACGAAAGGATAATGTTGTCCCTAGTCAGTACCGGG TTCGACTGCCCATTCATCGTGTGTATGACCTACGCGTTTCACACACCCGACAAATTATGCTTCATTCTTGATCTCATGAACGGTGGCGACCTTCATTATCATCTTAGTCATCACGGTGTTTTCGACGAGCCCGAGATGAAATTTTATGCGGCCGAAGTGATACTAGGTCTGGAACATATGCATCGAAGAGCAATCGTCTATCGTGACCTCAAACCTGCCAATATATTGTTAGATGAGCATGGCCACGTTAGAATATCGGACCTCGGACTTGCTtgcgatttttcaaagaaaaaacctCAGGCCAGTGT CGGTACTCATGGTTACATGGCTCCGGAAGTTTTGTCGAAGGGAACGCCGTATGACTCAAGCGCTGATTGGTTTTCCTTTGGATGCATGCTGTACAAACTTCTCAAGGGTCATAGTCCTTTCAGACAGCACAAAACAAAAGACAAACACGAGATAGATCGCATGACGCTTACGATG AATGTCGAATTACCCGAAAGTTTTTCGCGGGAGCTTCGATCGCTTTTGGAAGGTTTGCTACAACGGGATATTAGCCAAAGGCTTGGTTGTCAAGGGGAAGGAGCTGACGAGCTAAAAAGGCACCAGTTTTTCAGTGGTATAGATTGGCAACAGGTTTATCTACAAAAATACACACCGCCGCTTATTCCCCCGCGTGGTGAAGTCAACGCAGCCGATGCTTTTGACATCGGTTCCTTCGACGAAGAAGACACCAAAGGCATAAAACTCACAGACGCTGATCAGGACCTTTACAAAAATTTTCCTCTCGTCGTGTCGGAAAGGTGGCAAGCCGAGGTCGCCGAAACCGTTTTCGAAACTGTAAACAACGAGGCTGACAAG atggagaataagaaaaaagcgaAGCAAAAATTACGATTCGATACGGACGAAAAAG AATCCGATTGTATTTTACACGgttacattaaaaaattggGTGGACCATTTGCAAGCGCTTGGCAAACGCGATATGCGAAGCTCTACCCTAATAGGTTGGAACTACATCCGGAATCGACGACGAAGCCGGAGCTCGTATTTCTCGATCAAATCGAAGAAGTTGGGGCGGATCTTCAACTCGTCAAAAGCGAACAATGCATCGTCGTACGAACTCGCGAAGCTAAAATTGTGTTAACCAATCCT GACGAGATAAGTCTGAAGGAGTGGGCGCTCTCATTAAGATCAGCGCATAAATGTTCGATGGAGATGTTGGGCAACATGGCAAGAAAGGCTTACAAGATCTACGGGACTGAGCGTGACGCGGTAATTCCGCCGATTCAGCGATCGACGAATGGCAATTGA
- the LOC122409660 gene encoding uncharacterized protein, producing the protein MNDSARKRWTENISIRSDDSLFKVPEISVKSVETIEEIFHPKKKLKNDEISVQSTHNGLNKSNIRRSIIKTEAQKVILVARPLTVEFKNFLPHRVYRKSIVIKNVSKKVAKFQLVPLTARTKFSINLQSRSGDRENLAPGIRLRLLVTFSSDDSDDYEERVVVRVQSGKDAVIYLRAHRESPILRGTSYRLMIYEKLCNGGKENFDKFSLIEVNGSCENSSENSWNFSERSTSVYSSETVRQLETIIIQSSPFISIWRNIREYRNDISGEEKLPNACGHLSFAQFECSKCFVGEQIIIMTKLKNFGGAGKFFVMSEIDWNSMSIDDVSSENLIILDCFAMWPAYFSLKRNEEIHVITYFFPKSRGVQVGFFYMNTSRRNCKWYNRWTNIYNYNSAYTRQVDKLYVICDNLAIHPIELLGDGIMYDPNLIKIDKVRTLDESTFFIIIILDLHESFRV; encoded by the exons ATGAACGATTCGGCGAGAAAACGTTGGACGGAAAATATCTCTATCAGGAGCGACGACAGTTTGTTCAAAGTAcccgaaatatcagtgaaatCGGTTGAAACGATCGAAGAGATTTTtcatccgaaaaaaaaattgaaaaacgatgaaatttcGGTGCAGTCAACCCATAATGGACTAAATAAATCAAACATACGAAGGAGCATAATAAAAACTGAGGCACAAAAAGTTATCCTTGTTGCTCGACCTCTGACAgtagaattcaaaaattttttacctcATCGAGTTTACCGA AAATCAATCGTGATAAAGAACGTGAGCAAAAAAGTGGCGAAATTTCAACTGGTCCCATTGACGGCGAGgacaaaattttcgataaaccTTCAATCGAGATCGGGAGATCGTGAGAATCTTGCACCAGGAATTCGTCTGAGATTACTAGTAACTTTTTCCAGCGACGATTCGGACGATTACGAGGAGCGAGTAGTCGTCAGAGTACAATCAGGAAAGGACGCGGTCATTTATTTACGAGCTCACAGAGAGTCGCCGATATTAAGGGGAACGAGTTATCGGTTGATGATTTACGAGAAACTGTGCAACGGCGGAAAAgagaattttgataaattctcGTTGATCGAGGTTAACGGATCCTGTGAGAACTCCTCTGAAAATTCATGGAATTTCAGCGAGCGATCGACCTCGGTTTACAGTAGCGAAACCGTAAGGCAACTGGAAACAATTATAATTCAATCTTCTCCGTTCATCTCTATTTGGCGAAACATCCGGGAATACAGAAA TGATATTTCTGGGGAAGAAAAATTGCCAAATGCTTGCGGTCATCTCTCGTTCGCACAGTTCGAGTGTAGCAAATGTTTCGTCGGCGAgcaaataattataatgacaaaattaaaaaactttggcgGAGCTGGAAAGTTTTTTGTTATGAGTGAAATCGACTGGAATTCCATGAGCATCGAT GACGTGTCCAGTGAGAACTTGATAATTCTGGATTGCTTCGCCATGTGGCCTGcttatttttctctaaagAGGAACGAGGAAATCCATGTaataacatatttttttcccaagtctCGGGGAGTTCAGgtgggatttttttatatgaacaCGTCACGAAGAAATTGCAAGTGGTATAATAGGTGgacaaatatttataattataacTCTGCTTACACGCGTCAGGTTGACAAGCTCTACGTGATATGCGATAATCTTGCGATCCACCCAATCGAATTGCTAGGAGACGGCATCATGTACGATCCGAATTTAATCAAAATTGATAAAGTACGTACTCTCGatgaatcaacattttttatcattattatccTAGATTTGCACGAATCGTTTAGGGTTTAG